The genomic region GACACTCGCGCCGCCAATGCCTTGCAAGTGTGCGATGGCCTGTTCCACCGGGCCACCGGGCGCGGCCTGGACGATGGCGAAGTTGACCAGAAGAATGATCACCAACGTCGGGATGATCAGCAGCAAACGCCGCAGTACGTAAGCCCACATCAGTGCGACCCTCCGGATTTGCTGCGCTTGATGAGTTCGGCGGTCATCTGTTCGTTGGTCAGGGGTGTGGAGCTGACTTCCCACCAACTCTCGATGGCTTCGTCATTGGCCGCTTGTACAGAAGGAATGCCGAAGCGGTTCCACCACACGGTCGAACTGCCTGGCGGGTAATAGTTGGGAATCCAATAGAAGTTCCATTGCAGGACACGGTCCAGGGCATGGGCGTAGCGCAGCATGTCGGCCTGGGTGTTGGCCCGAACCAGGCCGTTGATCAACGTATCGACCGCCGGGTTCTTCAGCACCATGTAGTTGTTGGAGCCCGGATCGCTGGCCGCCGCCGAGCCAAAGTAGTTGTACAGCTCGTTACCCGGCGAGTTGGTGACCGGGTAGCCGGTGACGATCATGTCGTAGTCCCGGGACATCAGGCGGTTGACGTACTGGGAGGCGTCGATGCGGCGAATGTTCAGGTCGATACCGATTTGTTTCAGGGTGCGCTTGTAAGGCAGCAGCAATCGGTCCATGCCGTTCTGGCTGATCAGGAAGGTGAAGCTCAGCGGTTGACCATTGGCGTTGACCAGTTGATCACCATCGGGTTTCCAGCCGGCCTGTTCGAGCAGGTCCAGGGCTTGCAACTGTTTGTCGCGAATCACGCCGCTGCCATCGGTTTTCGGTGCTTCGAAGACCTGAGTGAAGACTTCGTCGGGGATCTGCCCGCGCAGCGGTTCAAGAATCGCCCGCTCACCCGCGTCGGGCAGTTGTCGGGCGGCGAGGTCGGTGTTGGAAAAGAAACTCTGCTGGCGGATGTACAGGTCGCGCATCATCTGCCGGTTGCTCCACTCGAAATCCCAGAGCATGGCCAAGGCCTGGCGCACGCGGCGGTCCTGGAACATCGGGTTTTGCAGGTTGAACACAAAGCCTTGGGACGGTTGTGGTGCCTGCGTTGCCAGGTGGGCTTTTTGCAGACGACCGTCGCTCAGGGCCGGACTGTCGTAGCCAATGGAGTAGGCGGTGGCGGAGAATTCGCGGTTGTAGTCGTAGGCGCCGCCACGCAGAACCTGACGGGCGACATCGGTGTCGCCGAA from Pseudomonas sp. GGS8 harbors:
- a CDS encoding extracellular solute-binding protein → MRLAFPTLLFTAVALLLGAAGVNAAPQQALTVYGEPAKYPAGFSHFAYTNPQAPKGGTMRRSALEIGHFDHVLPYIDKGIGVTQVDGLIYSPLAVRSLDEPYTVYGLVAQQMERSDDGLSLRFYLNPQARFADGKPITAEDVRYTFDLLMTQGSLRYRTQFADVKGVEVESPQTVRFDFKSNENRTLPLDIATLPVFPEHWWKTRDFANGGGYEPPLGSGPYRVSKVDSGRSITFERNADWWARDLPVSRGLYNFDHFSIEYFGDTDVARQVLRGGAYDYNREFSATAYSIGYDSPALSDGRLQKAHLATQAPQPSQGFVFNLQNPMFQDRRVRQALAMLWDFEWSNRQMMRDLYIRQQSFFSNTDLAARQLPDAGERAILEPLRGQIPDEVFTQVFEAPKTDGSGVIRDKQLQALDLLEQAGWKPDGDQLVNANGQPLSFTFLISQNGMDRLLLPYKRTLKQIGIDLNIRRIDASQYVNRLMSRDYDMIVTGYPVTNSPGNELYNYFGSAAASDPGSNNYMVLKNPAVDTLINGLVRANTQADMLRYAHALDRVLQWNFYWIPNYYPPGSSTVWWNRFGIPSVQAANDEAIESWWEVSSTPLTNEQMTAELIKRSKSGGSH